GGGTCGTCGGTCGGGCGCTCGGCCCAGGCCTCGTCGCGAGCCGCACAGGCGGCTTCGTGGGCGTTCTCCGCCCGCACCACCGCCCGCTGCTCGTTCTCCCGCTCCCGCTGGGCTTCGCCCAGCTCGCGCTCCAGGGTCTCTATGGTCGAAGCCATCCGCCCGGTTCCGGTCTCCACAGGGTCTCAGCAGCCGCTCTCCTGCCCACCATTCTACAGCACCCGCGGGGCCGTCGGCGCCGCCGTTAGTCCTCCCCTGCCGCGCTCGCTATACTTGGGCGTACTCTTTGATCGAGAGAGGAGACAGGATCCCGTGGCAAGAACCGTTACCCTCATACCCGGAGACGGAATAGGGCCGGAGGTCACCGGCTCGGCGAAGGAGGTCATCGCCGCCCTGGGCGTGGACATCGAGTGGGAGATCGCCGAGGCCGGCGAGTCGGTCATGGAGAAGGAGGGAACTCCCCTTCCCGAGACCGTGCTGGAGTCCATCCGGCGCAACAAGGTGGCCCTGAAGGGGCCGCTGACCACCCCGGTGGGCACCGGCTTCCGCTCGGTCAACGTGGCGTTGCGCAAGGAGCTCGACCTGTACGCCAACATCCGCCCGGCGCTGAGCCTGCCGGGGCTGGACCTGCCGTACAAAGACATAGACATCCTGCTCTTCCGGGAGAACACCGAGGATCTCTACGCCGGGGTCGAGCACATGGTCGGCAAACACGCCGCCGAGTCCATCAAGATCATCACCCGCGAGGGCACCGAGCGCATCTGTCGGATGGCCTTCGAGTACTCCAGGGACCAGGGCCGCAGGCACGTCACGGTTGTGCACAAGGCCAACATCATGAAGTACACCGACGGGCTCTTCCGGGAGGTTTTCTACGAGGTCGCCAAAGACTACGAGAACGACTTCGAGGA
The Rubrobacter xylanophilus genome window above contains:
- a CDS encoding isocitrate/isopropylmalate dehydrogenase family protein; this translates as MARTVTLIPGDGIGPEVTGSAKEVIAALGVDIEWEIAEAGESVMEKEGTPLPETVLESIRRNKVALKGPLTTPVGTGFRSVNVALRKELDLYANIRPALSLPGLDLPYKDIDILLFRENTEDLYAGVEHMVGKHAAESIKIITREGTERICRMAFEYSRDQGRRHVTVVHKANIMKYTDGLFREVFYEVAKDYENDFEEIDERIVDNMAMQLVMKPNLYDVLVCPNLYGDILSDLCAGLTGGLGVAPGANIGEDIALFEPVHGSAPKYAGQNRANPLATLLSAKNMLYYLGYNEAADRMQKAINAALKNPETRTKDLGGSAGTREFTRAIVANLG